The following proteins are co-located in the Roseiconus lacunae genome:
- a CDS encoding alpha/beta hydrolase, translating into MIERQLGLAMVFVLATTSTLLAQQSRKEPRWVNPYEGSFPGLKHHVLDSKSVGQGVGYVVWTPPDYDAEDDVRYPVVYFLHGAGGSETSDAEGFAHRILTQIEKKKFPPVICVFPNGVRSGYRGEVESMIVSELIPLIDNNYATQSNASGRAIAGFSMGGAGSVRLSILHPELFCGAGSWGGALSWRGNPEESPLLPAAEKAAEELKSNNFSLLTINGDKDHPDGFAPLKRVLNSAGIPHEVVTLPDTNHNLGKYYTLSSETMLDFLASCLNRKQE; encoded by the coding sequence ATGATTGAAAGGCAACTTGGACTGGCAATGGTGTTTGTGCTTGCTACAACTTCAACGCTCCTGGCTCAGCAATCTCGAAAAGAACCACGTTGGGTGAACCCTTACGAAGGGAGCTTTCCGGGGCTCAAGCACCACGTTCTCGACAGCAAATCGGTTGGGCAGGGTGTCGGCTATGTCGTCTGGACACCACCTGATTACGATGCCGAAGACGACGTTCGCTATCCGGTGGTCTATTTCCTTCATGGTGCAGGAGGTTCTGAGACTTCTGACGCAGAAGGCTTTGCACATCGCATCCTGACCCAAATCGAGAAGAAGAAGTTCCCGCCCGTCATCTGCGTTTTTCCCAACGGCGTGAGGAGCGGTTACAGGGGCGAAGTCGAGTCGATGATAGTCAGCGAATTGATCCCGCTAATTGACAACAACTACGCGACACAGTCGAACGCTTCTGGTCGCGCAATCGCCGGGTTTTCAATGGGCGGAGCTGGCTCGGTGAGACTGTCGATCCTGCACCCTGAATTGTTTTGTGGTGCGGGAAGTTGGGGCGGAGCACTTTCTTGGCGAGGAAATCCAGAAGAAAGTCCATTGTTGCCCGCTGCCGAAAAAGCCGCGGAGGAGCTGAAGTCAAATAACTTTTCGTTGCTAACGATCAATGGTGACAAAGATCATCCAGATGGCTTTGCACCACTCAAGCGAGTTCTGAATTCCGCAGGGATTCCTCATGAAGTCGTAACGTTGCCTGACACCAACCATAATCTCGGAAAATACTACACATTATCAAGCGAAACGATGCTGGATTTCTTGGCATCTTGTTTGAATCGAAAGCAAGAGTGA
- a CDS encoding glycoside hydrolase family protein, translating into MKNTSLLIASSLLAALFHFSMPNIAKGQSSLDVTLEGDGVVSAPTESIASLVMHNLADRPISGSLTYQLQRNSMFDIPAQPDPIFGFDHGVKAQSRVVIDGEDRGNALMVGSSPYVSFRSGWREHKEAVVTVKLDQKRRIKKLRWRSGDANWIWQVDVSARVNGEDFRPIAQLQNFDLHRKWGTNDFPINNEFDASELRFRFHRNGEFMNVVDLPSEIQIYDGIQNDTIVKPTVGPEMFRGELNFNIPASGKQDLSIAAPAKIPAGSYLLTWQVDGEIAQWAPLFVKPGPPPIKSTVRHLGINSSSVDLIPLMAECGFGSVRFENGKWQMSSDARGRYDFSGGVGPWHVNQDAIYRRYAKADMQVFPYVFQTPEWATSAPESVQKNRAGYPPKNRSDYREAIFQFVARFGSKHHPADVLKTKDQQSGLDLINAIELWNEPNLVGPSWAPFVGSIEEYFLLMREGVEGARAADPDLLVTSCGWAGVAAETVQQMSTYRYPDGKTPLDLVDVINVHLYSGRQEPEFAREDPNARHGIADENFPTLMQQVDELIRWRDELKPTAQIWVTETGNDVGGPIGLSERKQAAKLPRTILLLRARGVDKVFLYRESGSKASQHAGAGLVRDEGTLRPSWFTVATATRQLSGVTGKARRLPHPNPNVWLYQWSTATKTLTVAWALGEPVTIDLRELINLDQSRVIDAFGHPMTVERDIQLSEFPIYVTRPVN; encoded by the coding sequence ATGAAGAATACCTCTTTGCTGATCGCCAGCTCGCTTCTTGCAGCGCTCTTCCATTTCTCTATGCCGAACATTGCGAAGGGACAAAGCTCGCTCGATGTGACGTTAGAAGGTGACGGTGTCGTTTCCGCCCCGACCGAAAGTATTGCGTCGTTGGTCATGCATAACTTGGCCGACCGTCCAATCAGCGGCTCGTTGACGTATCAGTTGCAACGCAACTCGATGTTCGACATTCCCGCCCAACCCGACCCGATTTTTGGATTCGACCATGGCGTGAAAGCACAGTCCCGGGTTGTCATCGACGGGGAGGACCGAGGCAATGCTTTGATGGTGGGCTCGAGTCCCTATGTTTCATTTCGTTCGGGCTGGCGCGAGCACAAAGAAGCCGTCGTCACGGTCAAGCTCGACCAAAAACGACGAATCAAAAAACTGCGGTGGCGGTCCGGAGATGCCAACTGGATTTGGCAGGTGGACGTTTCGGCAAGGGTGAATGGCGAAGACTTTCGCCCGATCGCTCAACTACAGAACTTCGACTTGCATCGCAAATGGGGAACGAACGATTTTCCCATCAACAATGAATTTGACGCGAGTGAACTGCGATTTCGATTTCATCGCAATGGCGAATTCATGAACGTCGTTGACCTTCCGTCAGAAATACAGATTTACGATGGCATTCAGAATGACACGATTGTGAAACCTACCGTCGGCCCCGAAATGTTTCGTGGCGAATTGAATTTCAATATTCCCGCATCCGGCAAGCAAGATCTCTCCATCGCAGCTCCCGCAAAAATCCCGGCGGGTAGTTATCTGCTGACTTGGCAAGTCGATGGCGAAATTGCTCAATGGGCTCCGTTGTTCGTCAAACCGGGTCCGCCGCCAATCAAGTCCACCGTTCGACACCTGGGGATCAATTCTTCGTCCGTCGATTTGATTCCGCTGATGGCAGAATGTGGGTTCGGATCGGTGCGATTTGAAAACGGGAAATGGCAAATGTCCTCGGATGCTCGCGGACGATATGACTTCAGCGGCGGTGTCGGCCCATGGCATGTCAACCAAGATGCGATCTACCGCCGCTACGCCAAAGCCGACATGCAAGTTTTTCCGTATGTGTTTCAGACTCCGGAATGGGCGACATCCGCTCCCGAATCGGTGCAGAAAAATCGAGCGGGCTACCCTCCGAAGAATCGGTCCGATTACCGAGAAGCGATCTTTCAGTTTGTCGCTCGGTTCGGAAGCAAGCACCACCCCGCCGACGTTTTGAAAACGAAAGATCAACAAAGTGGACTCGACCTCATCAATGCGATCGAACTGTGGAACGAACCCAATCTTGTTGGTCCCTCGTGGGCTCCCTTTGTCGGCAGCATCGAAGAGTACTTTCTGTTGATGCGTGAGGGAGTCGAGGGAGCTCGCGCTGCCGATCCCGACTTGCTTGTCACTTCCTGCGGTTGGGCTGGCGTCGCAGCAGAAACGGTCCAGCAAATGTCAACGTATCGCTACCCTGACGGCAAGACACCGCTAGACCTAGTCGATGTGATCAATGTCCACCTGTATTCCGGCCGACAAGAACCGGAATTCGCACGCGAAGATCCGAATGCCCGCCATGGCATTGCCGACGAGAACTTTCCAACGTTGATGCAGCAGGTCGACGAACTGATTCGCTGGCGGGACGAGCTAAAACCGACCGCCCAAATTTGGGTCACCGAAACCGGCAACGACGTTGGTGGACCGATCGGACTATCTGAGCGAAAGCAAGCCGCAAAACTACCACGCACCATTCTGCTGCTGCGGGCGCGTGGCGTCGACAAAGTGTTTCTTTATCGAGAAAGCGGTTCAAAAGCATCCCAACACGCGGGGGCTGGTCTCGTTCGCGACGAAGGCACCTTACGGCCTTCGTGGTTTACCGTCGCGACCGCGACTCGACAACTCTCAGGTGTCACCGGCAAAGCTCGGCGCCTGCCCCATCCCAATCCGAACGTCTGGCTTTATCAATGGTCGACAGCAACGAAAACGCTCACGGTCGCCTGGGCGTTGGGCGAGCCGGTGACGATTGATCTCAGAGAACTGATCAACCTTGACCAATCCCGAGTGATTGATGCGTTCGGCCATCCAATGACAGTTGAGCGTGACATTCAGTTGTCGGAATTTCCTATCTACGTCACGCGACCGGTCAATTGA
- a CDS encoding formylglycine-generating enzyme family protein, with the protein MKRWVVALLITASLVDISVTIADESPRSETANSESHANLVHWIRIPAGTYRRGFASNDRNENRFHFDHPYSNRQNFKFEKPAHQVEISHAFEIAETEITVAQFREFVTATGYQTDAERGDGALGFFPDQDDYVDRFQTASEITWRKPGFEQSDRCPVVAVSWNDAQAFCRWLSEQQGVRCRLPTEAEWEYACRGGTQTWYSWGDQPDDAYQFANVADGALEAAYPNTTRYARAVKLNADQGDGHVFTAPVKTFEANSWGLYDMHGNVWEWCQDRWAEDTYDRYLRDISRRDRADFVLKDPLFEEKTDLHQYGDWRVLRGGAWTCTPAVTRASNRTFAEKSGASVYTGFRVVREVAPATSRKDAS; encoded by the coding sequence ATGAAACGTTGGGTTGTTGCGCTTTTAATTACGGCTAGTCTTGTCGACATTTCAGTTACCATTGCCGATGAGTCGCCACGGTCGGAAACGGCTAATTCCGAGTCGCACGCGAATCTGGTGCACTGGATTCGGATCCCGGCGGGAACCTATCGACGCGGCTTTGCGTCGAACGATCGCAATGAAAACCGATTCCACTTCGATCATCCTTATAGCAATCGACAGAACTTCAAGTTTGAAAAACCGGCTCATCAAGTTGAGATTTCACACGCTTTCGAGATCGCAGAAACCGAAATCACGGTGGCTCAATTTCGTGAATTTGTCACCGCGACTGGATACCAGACCGATGCGGAGCGAGGGGACGGAGCATTAGGATTCTTTCCCGATCAAGATGACTATGTCGATCGATTTCAGACTGCCTCCGAAATCACTTGGCGAAAACCGGGGTTCGAGCAATCGGATCGTTGTCCCGTCGTCGCGGTCAGTTGGAATGATGCCCAGGCGTTTTGTCGTTGGCTGTCCGAACAACAAGGCGTCCGCTGTCGTCTGCCGACCGAAGCGGAATGGGAGTATGCCTGTCGCGGTGGCACGCAGACTTGGTACTCCTGGGGCGATCAACCTGACGATGCCTATCAGTTTGCCAATGTTGCCGATGGTGCGCTCGAAGCAGCCTATCCAAACACAACCCGCTACGCGCGAGCGGTCAAGTTAAACGCCGATCAGGGCGACGGCCATGTCTTCACGGCGCCAGTCAAGACTTTCGAAGCGAACTCCTGGGGGTTGTACGACATGCACGGCAACGTTTGGGAATGGTGCCAGGATCGGTGGGCTGAAGACACCTACGACCGTTACCTCCGAGATATCAGCCGTCGTGATCGTGCGGACTTTGTCTTAAAAGATCCGTTGTTCGAGGAAAAAACGGACCTTCATCAGTATGGGGATTGGAGGGTATTGCGAGGCGGAGCATGGACCTGCACTCCGGCCGTCACACGAGCCTCCAATAGAACCTTCGCCGAGAAATCAGGCGCGAGCGTTTACACAGGTTTCCGTGTCGTTCGCGAAGTCGCACCGGCCACGTCTCGGAAGGATGCCTCTTAG
- a CDS encoding DUF1552 domain-containing protein, with product MRFDGPFRRRTFLRGLGTTIALPWLESRASATELAGQSIPRMGMFYFGTGMNMRQFYPEGFGRQANLSRILEPLEKHRDQFTVLSGTYLEHGGGHDGAYPFATGIARGEKQIASPDQLAAAVHGSQTRFPSLQLSVKRGTGFGSQALATISWNQQGVPLAAENDPKTIFNRLFKADSADDQLAKADDFRQRRSVLDAVLEDARDIQPKISRDDRRQLDQYLHAIREVEIGLSREIDWSDRPKPQPKLDHLGDYENAVSPEGNGKFLYDDYAKLMYDLIALAFQTDSTRVVTYVVRTELAGGVYPEFGVSKGYHELTHHGNDPSNLEQLAKVDTIYMKHWSYFLDRLASIREGQGNLLDQTMLGFSSGMGIGHSKAILPTVLSGGRGLGINHQTHLQLSENTPLSTLWQTMADRMGVDTDGPGNQETFQDSPGIINELIT from the coding sequence ATGAGGTTTGACGGACCGTTTCGACGTCGGACATTTTTACGTGGTCTGGGAACGACGATCGCCCTGCCCTGGCTCGAATCGCGAGCATCTGCGACGGAGCTTGCCGGTCAAAGCATTCCTCGGATGGGCATGTTTTACTTCGGGACCGGGATGAACATGCGGCAATTTTATCCGGAGGGTTTCGGGCGTCAGGCAAATCTATCTCGGATTCTAGAGCCGCTTGAGAAGCATCGCGACCAATTCACTGTCCTCAGCGGAACATATCTTGAACACGGCGGTGGGCATGACGGTGCGTATCCATTTGCGACCGGAATCGCTCGTGGTGAGAAACAAATCGCGTCCCCGGATCAGCTGGCCGCCGCGGTCCACGGCTCTCAGACTCGGTTTCCATCGTTGCAGCTTTCGGTCAAACGTGGGACAGGATTTGGAAGCCAGGCCTTGGCGACGATTTCTTGGAACCAGCAAGGCGTTCCCTTAGCCGCCGAGAATGATCCCAAGACAATTTTCAATCGCCTGTTCAAAGCGGACAGTGCCGACGACCAGCTAGCCAAGGCAGATGATTTTCGTCAACGACGAAGTGTGCTTGATGCCGTACTCGAAGACGCTCGCGACATCCAACCGAAGATCAGCCGCGACGATCGACGACAGCTTGATCAGTACCTGCATGCGATCCGTGAAGTCGAGATCGGCCTGAGTCGCGAGATCGATTGGTCTGATCGTCCCAAGCCACAGCCGAAACTCGATCACCTCGGCGACTACGAAAACGCAGTCAGTCCGGAGGGCAATGGCAAGTTCCTTTACGATGACTATGCCAAGCTGATGTATGACCTGATCGCACTCGCTTTTCAAACCGACTCGACTCGCGTGGTCACCTATGTCGTTCGGACAGAGTTGGCTGGCGGTGTATATCCGGAGTTTGGTGTCAGCAAAGGCTACCACGAACTGACCCACCACGGGAACGATCCGTCTAATCTGGAACAACTCGCAAAAGTCGACACGATCTACATGAAGCATTGGAGCTACTTTCTTGATCGTCTCGCATCGATCCGCGAAGGGCAAGGGAATTTGCTGGATCAAACGATGTTAGGTTTCTCCAGCGGCATGGGCATCGGACACAGCAAGGCGATTTTGCCGACCGTGTTGTCAGGTGGTCGTGGATTGGGGATCAACCATCAAACGCATTTGCAATTGTCAGAAAACACACCGCTGTCGACGCTTTGGCAAACAATGGCCGATCGCATGGGAGTCGATACCGACGGGCCAGGCAATCAAGAGACTTTTCAGGATAGTCCGGGCATCATCAACGAGTTGATCACATGA
- a CDS encoding DUF1592 domain-containing protein, with the protein MAFTIVSASLAQNSYQAGSGLIAGNQLINRDVITAILERHCVDCHGPDDQQADLRFDQLGDDFSDRETAARWLEVRTQINLGQMPPEGDQRLSAEESSLITRWVTSGVRAAERLHRSSQDNVLMRRLNRHEYTQTISDLLSMKFPTGESPLDVLPPDGTAEGFDKVSTALQLDPSLMESYYRVAKRIADRAIVDGPPEYPTETMRLEFEEIADSHAIGYLLTRLGMEVVPGGIRLSEGSTRSFGMLRYPGRRDNNVAPVNGFYRFTLKVGGTAGADGQVPRLQVTNSHPDETMRVIMEFDVDAPWHQPKEYSVVIPRDTLGGEVQVRLLNETSLYMSQRPGENFMRRNGQLGKDGQFAETIRLAGRQIAEGWGGDRSTPDPDKLDWKQFPHVFLDYLEVEGPLYDAWPPLSHQAILFAGEDAKQDDDYVQKIFARLLPRAWRRPVSEAEAKPILNVVRSELKAGESFREAIRVGVVATLCSPKFLYLVEPNAGGKETDDRVRLNYAIASRLSYLIWNSMPDETLFQLAEESKLLDRKTLVRQVDRMLDDPKVDRLVDSFARQWFRTETFTAFTPDRHLYRSYDDALAKSVIREPLEFFRYLMKHDESLLNLLDSDFLVLDERLAKHYGIDGVEGAEFRRVDRPTSSPRGGLLGMAGVHQAGSDGVRTKPVSRAVYVREVLFNDPPDPPPPNAGEIEPNVQGERLTVRERLLAHQQIAACAACHRSLDPYGLALENFNVIGRWRTEQDGENFRGRNVPAIDPSGRLPDGSDFESFAEFKQLLTAQANRFRRGLAERALVYALGRPVMPSDDDDLEHIVTTMTEGGDTLRHLFYGLVTSPIFLER; encoded by the coding sequence ATGGCATTTACAATTGTCTCCGCTTCGCTTGCCCAAAATTCCTACCAGGCGGGAAGCGGATTGATAGCGGGCAATCAGCTAATCAATCGTGACGTGATCACCGCTATTCTTGAACGCCATTGCGTTGATTGCCATGGTCCTGATGACCAGCAAGCCGACCTTCGCTTCGATCAGTTGGGCGATGACTTCAGCGACCGTGAAACGGCGGCACGCTGGTTAGAAGTTCGAACGCAGATCAATCTCGGACAGATGCCACCTGAAGGCGACCAGCGATTGTCCGCCGAAGAGTCTTCGCTGATCACACGCTGGGTTACGTCCGGGGTTCGTGCTGCCGAACGACTCCACCGAAGCTCCCAAGACAACGTCTTAATGCGTCGGTTGAATCGCCATGAATACACCCAAACGATTTCCGACCTGCTTTCGATGAAATTCCCAACTGGTGAAAGCCCGTTGGATGTCCTGCCTCCCGATGGAACCGCCGAGGGGTTTGATAAGGTCAGCACCGCATTGCAGCTTGATCCATCGTTGATGGAATCGTATTACCGCGTGGCGAAACGGATCGCTGACCGCGCGATTGTCGATGGGCCGCCGGAGTATCCGACCGAAACGATGCGGTTGGAGTTTGAAGAAATCGCGGATAGTCATGCGATCGGCTATCTACTAACACGTCTGGGCATGGAAGTCGTTCCCGGAGGAATCCGTTTATCCGAAGGAAGCACGCGTTCATTCGGAATGCTTCGTTACCCCGGCAGACGCGACAACAACGTCGCTCCGGTCAATGGATTCTATCGCTTCACACTCAAGGTTGGAGGTACCGCCGGTGCCGACGGGCAAGTCCCACGATTGCAAGTCACGAACAGCCACCCCGACGAAACAATGCGGGTGATCATGGAGTTCGACGTTGACGCACCGTGGCATCAGCCCAAGGAATACTCGGTTGTCATTCCACGTGACACACTCGGCGGCGAGGTTCAAGTGCGATTGCTGAACGAGACCAGTCTGTACATGAGCCAACGCCCCGGTGAAAACTTCATGCGGCGAAACGGTCAACTTGGTAAGGACGGCCAGTTTGCCGAAACAATACGATTGGCCGGACGCCAAATCGCCGAAGGCTGGGGCGGTGATCGATCGACGCCGGATCCGGACAAGCTTGACTGGAAACAGTTTCCACACGTCTTCCTCGATTACCTGGAAGTCGAGGGCCCGCTGTATGACGCATGGCCTCCGCTCAGTCATCAGGCGATCTTGTTTGCCGGCGAAGATGCGAAGCAAGACGATGACTACGTGCAAAAAATCTTCGCGAGGTTGCTTCCCAGGGCATGGCGTCGGCCGGTCAGCGAAGCCGAAGCGAAGCCAATCTTGAACGTCGTGCGCTCAGAATTGAAGGCCGGTGAATCTTTCCGTGAAGCGATTCGCGTGGGCGTGGTCGCAACGCTCTGTTCGCCAAAGTTCTTGTATCTCGTCGAGCCAAACGCTGGCGGCAAAGAAACGGATGATCGGGTTCGGCTGAATTATGCGATCGCGTCGAGACTGTCTTACTTGATTTGGAATTCGATGCCGGACGAGACACTGTTTCAACTCGCCGAGGAAAGCAAGTTACTCGACCGCAAAACGCTTGTTCGGCAAGTCGATCGGATGTTGGATGATCCGAAGGTCGATCGGTTGGTCGACAGCTTTGCCCGCCAGTGGTTTCGCACGGAAACGTTCACCGCATTCACCCCGGATCGCCATCTTTATCGTTCGTACGACGATGCGTTGGCAAAATCGGTGATACGGGAACCGCTCGAATTCTTTCGCTATCTGATGAAGCATGACGAAAGCTTGCTGAATCTGCTTGATTCAGATTTCTTGGTCCTCGACGAACGATTGGCAAAGCACTATGGGATCGATGGCGTCGAAGGCGCCGAGTTTCGACGGGTCGATCGTCCCACAAGTTCGCCACGTGGCGGCTTATTAGGAATGGCCGGCGTCCACCAAGCCGGCTCCGACGGGGTGCGAACCAAGCCGGTTTCACGAGCGGTTTATGTTCGAGAAGTCTTGTTCAATGATCCGCCCGACCCGCCGCCACCGAACGCCGGCGAAATCGAGCCGAACGTCCAAGGCGAACGTCTGACGGTTCGCGAGCGATTGCTGGCTCATCAGCAGATCGCTGCTTGCGCCGCATGTCATCGCAGTCTGGATCCCTACGGGTTGGCACTCGAAAACTTTAACGTCATCGGACGATGGCGGACCGAACAGGATGGCGAAAACTTCCGAGGTCGCAACGTTCCTGCGATCGATCCCAGCGGTCGGTTACCCGACGGTAGTGACTTCGAAAGCTTTGCCGAATTCAAACAATTGCTCACCGCGCAGGCCAATCGTTTTCGCCGCGGTCTTGCCGAACGTGCTCTGGTTTATGCACTCGGACGTCCGGTGATGCCCAGCGATGATGATGACTTAGAACACATCGTGACGACAATGACCGAAGGCGGCGATACGTTGCGGCATTTGTTTTATGGACTCGTGACCAGCCCGATCTTTTTGGAGAGATGA
- a CDS encoding PIG-L deacetylase family protein, which produces MPSVLAIAAHPDDIEYMMAGTMLHLAKAGWDLHYVNLCDGSRGSTVLSREECAATRLEEAKQACKLLNASFYEPIFPDMEAVYNIENVAKVTAIIRQAKPSAILTQPPIDYMEDHQNTCRLAVSAAFSHGMPNLISDPPVEPYYEPVTVYHAQPVGNRTQLGDLVTPHFYVDVTDVVEQKVDLLACHQSQKQWLDQSQGMDSYLQALRDTNAETGQMSGKFKYAEGWRKHLHWGFCGPDDDPLRAVLAGHLCEAVD; this is translated from the coding sequence ATGCCCTCTGTACTTGCCATTGCCGCACATCCCGACGACATCGAATACATGATGGCCGGAACGATGCTACATCTGGCGAAGGCCGGTTGGGATTTGCACTACGTCAATCTTTGCGATGGTTCACGCGGCAGCACCGTGCTGTCACGCGAGGAATGTGCTGCGACACGACTGGAGGAAGCGAAACAAGCATGCAAACTGCTGAACGCCAGTTTTTATGAACCGATTTTTCCTGATATGGAAGCGGTTTACAACATCGAGAATGTTGCCAAGGTCACCGCGATCATTCGGCAAGCCAAGCCCAGCGCCATCTTGACTCAGCCTCCGATTGATTACATGGAGGACCACCAAAATACGTGCCGACTGGCGGTCAGCGCCGCGTTTTCGCATGGCATGCCGAATCTGATCAGCGACCCACCGGTCGAGCCTTACTACGAACCGGTCACCGTTTATCATGCCCAGCCGGTTGGGAACCGGACGCAACTTGGTGATCTCGTAACACCGCATTTTTATGTGGATGTCACCGACGTTGTCGAGCAAAAAGTCGACTTGCTGGCCTGTCATCAAAGCCAAAAGCAGTGGCTCGACCAAAGCCAGGGGATGGACAGTTACTTGCAAGCCCTACGCGATACCAACGCAGAAACCGGGCAAATGAGTGGCAAATTTAAGTATGCCGAGGGCTGGCGCAAACACTTGCATTGGGGATTTTGTGGCCCCGACGATGACCCCCTACGTGCTGTTTTGGCGGGTCACCTTTGCGAAGCAGTTGATTGA
- a CDS encoding histidine kinase: MSDQTVTSSNESPDKTPTVVFLSGDLIFASRVRAAAQQAGYVFRLSGSLPEADAIEFVIVDLSTRSGVLETLADNCSRVCPTATTIAYGPHVQEEQLNRARDVGIDQVMTRGQFDRSLATLFRKT, translated from the coding sequence GTGAGCGATCAAACAGTCACTTCATCGAACGAATCGCCGGATAAGACTCCCACGGTTGTTTTCTTGTCCGGCGATCTTATTTTTGCTTCACGAGTCCGGGCGGCGGCCCAACAAGCGGGCTATGTGTTCCGCTTGTCCGGATCGTTGCCAGAGGCTGATGCGATCGAGTTCGTCATCGTCGATTTGTCGACCCGCAGTGGTGTGCTAGAGACACTCGCCGATAACTGTTCTCGCGTGTGCCCGACGGCAACGACGATCGCATACGGGCCCCACGTTCAGGAAGAGCAACTTAATCGAGCCCGCGACGTCGGTATCGACCAAGTCATGACGCGAGGCCAATTCGATCGGTCTCTTGCAACACTTTTTCGCAAGACGTAA
- a CDS encoding sugar phosphate isomerase/epimerase family protein → MKYGMNLLLWSGEVTEELFPVCEQLKEIGYDGVELPMFNLDLDYGAIGKHLDSLGLRRTGVTIRIEEDNPISPDPAVRKKGVELTKKTLDLAAEAGIETLVGPYHSAIGLFSGAGPTDDEWKWGVESMRECAEHAGKVGVKIGVEALNRFECYLLNAHADSARFVRDVDHPACGMMYDTFHSNIEEKSITEAISVGGDKLIHIHISENDRSTPGKGGVNWKENFDAIVNSGYDGWLVIEAFGLALPEIAAATKIWRKMFDTEIKLAKEGFEFMKAEVEKRQ, encoded by the coding sequence ATGAAATATGGAATGAATTTGCTGCTGTGGTCCGGCGAAGTGACCGAGGAATTGTTTCCGGTCTGCGAGCAGCTAAAAGAAATCGGATATGACGGCGTCGAATTGCCGATGTTCAATCTAGATCTCGACTACGGGGCGATCGGAAAGCACCTTGATTCTTTGGGCCTGCGCAGGACCGGAGTCACGATTCGCATCGAAGAGGACAACCCGATTTCGCCCGATCCGGCTGTCCGCAAAAAAGGCGTCGAACTGACTAAGAAAACGCTGGACCTGGCCGCCGAAGCGGGAATCGAGACTCTCGTCGGCCCGTACCATTCCGCGATCGGGCTATTCAGCGGAGCGGGGCCAACGGATGACGAATGGAAATGGGGCGTCGAAAGCATGCGCGAATGTGCCGAGCATGCCGGCAAGGTCGGCGTCAAAATCGGCGTCGAAGCTCTGAACCGGTTTGAGTGCTACCTACTCAACGCCCACGCCGATTCGGCTCGCTTTGTGCGTGACGTCGATCACCCAGCTTGTGGGATGATGTACGACACGTTCCACTCCAACATCGAAGAAAAAAGCATCACCGAAGCGATCAGCGTCGGCGGTGACAAGTTGATCCACATCCATATCAGCGAAAACGATCGCAGTACGCCGGGCAAAGGCGGCGTCAACTGGAAAGAAAACTTTGACGCGATTGTCAACAGCGGTTACGACGGATGGTTGGTCATTGAAGCGTTCGGGTTAGCGCTTCCCGAAATCGCCGCCGCCACCAAGATCTGGCGCAAAATGTTTGACACCGAAATCAAGTTGGCTAAGGAAGGTTTTGAATTTATGAAGGCCGAAGTGGAAAAACGTCAGTGA